The following proteins are encoded in a genomic region of Blastopirellula marina:
- a CDS encoding DMT family transporter produces the protein MRKQVDAMATAIMMLLCLTWGLQQSAIKAVSGEMAPLLQIAVRSGGSAALVWLVSRYLFRDQWLNGVAWRSGLVVALLFSGEFLLVAVGLRWTTASHMAMFLYTSPLFAAIGLHLVRPEERLNLWQWLGVLIAFGGIVLTFSAPQEVTTASPTAPNMLLGDFMGLCAGAAWGLTTVVLRTSRLNDAPAAQTLYYQLAGAFLASIVVALVTGKMGITITPLLVMSLSFQTIVVAFMSYLVWFWLLRHYLASRLGVLSLMTPLFGIAFGAILLREPLTWAFLAGGSFVLGGLVLVSRGKGRGTFKVVDDCQEKAVNVQPAIEVVSACRSATGVERGSFASNQEDLAKTTL, from the coding sequence ATGAGAAAGCAAGTCGACGCCATGGCCACGGCTATTATGATGCTGCTGTGTTTGACATGGGGTCTGCAACAATCGGCCATCAAAGCGGTATCGGGCGAGATGGCGCCTCTTTTACAAATCGCCGTCCGCTCCGGAGGAAGTGCCGCATTGGTCTGGTTAGTAAGTCGTTACCTCTTTCGAGACCAGTGGCTCAACGGTGTCGCTTGGCGGTCAGGCTTGGTTGTTGCGTTGTTGTTCTCTGGCGAGTTCCTCTTAGTTGCCGTAGGCCTGCGTTGGACGACGGCGTCGCATATGGCGATGTTCCTCTACACATCTCCTTTGTTCGCGGCAATCGGTTTGCACTTGGTTCGCCCGGAAGAACGACTGAACCTGTGGCAGTGGCTGGGAGTTTTGATTGCTTTCGGCGGTATCGTACTCACCTTCTCCGCGCCACAAGAGGTAACCACAGCCAGTCCCACAGCACCCAATATGCTCTTGGGTGACTTCATGGGACTCTGTGCAGGAGCGGCCTGGGGGCTCACGACGGTGGTCCTGAGGACGAGTCGTCTGAACGATGCTCCTGCAGCACAAACGCTTTACTATCAGCTCGCTGGAGCATTCCTTGCGTCAATCGTTGTTGCCTTAGTCACGGGAAAGATGGGCATCACCATCACGCCACTCCTCGTTATGAGCCTTAGCTTTCAAACCATCGTCGTGGCGTTTATGAGCTACTTGGTTTGGTTCTGGCTCCTGCGACATTATTTAGCGAGCCGTTTAGGTGTCTTATCATTAATGACACCGCTTTTTGGCATTGCGTTTGGAGCCATCTTACTTCGGGAACCGCTCACCTGGGCGTTTCTCGCTGGCGGATCTTTTGTGCTTGGCGGGTTGGTGCTGGTCAGCCGCGGCAAGGGCCGAGGCACATTCAAAGTGGTCGACGACTGCCAGGAGAAGGCTGTTAATGTACAGCCGGCGATTGAAGTGGTATCTGCTTGTCGCTCGGCAACCGGCGTCGAACGAGGGTCGTTTGCTAGCAACCAAGAAGATCTAGCGAAGACTACGCTTTAG
- a CDS encoding response regulator: MSETYKILIADDNQSNVELLEAYLANIDCDTEIAVNGQDTLDKVASFKPDLILLDVMMPKLSGFEVCKQLKADPATKGIMILMVTALNELGDIERAVSAGTDDFLSKPVNRIELTKRVENMLRLKNVENENERLRQYIEQMENSRA; encoded by the coding sequence ATGTCGGAAACGTATAAAATTCTGATCGCCGACGACAATCAATCGAATGTCGAACTACTGGAGGCCTACCTGGCCAACATCGATTGCGATACTGAAATCGCCGTCAACGGCCAAGATACGCTCGACAAAGTGGCCAGTTTCAAGCCAGATTTGATTTTGCTCGACGTGATGATGCCCAAATTGAGCGGTTTCGAGGTGTGCAAGCAGCTCAAAGCCGACCCGGCGACGAAGGGCATCATGATTCTGATGGTCACCGCGTTAAACGAGCTTGGCGATATCGAACGGGCTGTATCGGCCGGAACAGACGATTTCCTATCGAAGCCGGTCAACCGAATCGAGCTGACGAAACGCGTCGAAAACATGCTTCGCTTGAAAAACGTCGAGAATGAGAACGAACGGCTTCGTCAGTACATCGAACAGATGGAGAACAGCCGAGCTTAG
- a CDS encoding tetratricopeptide repeat protein yields MPWNNRLCRLNAAVCLFLIGSLTASSVHAQSTTPATPQVDQLIKQLGDPNFMVRERAQTELARMGVTAFDQLFGAMRDNDLEVARRAQYLIRSVEIEWTRPEFSEEVNSYLNRYGNLNTDNRRSRIGELGRLHSIDALSALCRISRYDVSEAISKEAALAAAIQFQGAQGEEKENIAKVITERIGDSPRTGPSWLKIFRKSLDQPEEAAKQWQVQVDKEIDLFTTRPALTSQQTVLDLVRWQVDQLRSDGQQEEALAAMRDVIRISTKFSESELIDLTTWFLDRKGPSVVSELAAMHAEKHPVPDDKVMGGPFGDNPSLLYLLAEAELVQNNIELANQYADAALALFPESFDSHYLTAQSLQERGCFRWSRNEYQYVIDSNPIDDRVGIFARVQYAEMEHDHGDSKRAMEIMWPWVEVAEKKGSGNRDPFGGRELDEVNGASLARAYLFRASYREKQGKFKEAQEDLLKALKHDEDEADVLIAAYRLGKKDEMWRTKAKEHIDHTIAFYKPYIERFQKQYEFFKENRRGDDIMGAQSSQMARYCNQYAWLVGNTYGDFDHAIAASKLSLDLQPGNGAYLDTLAHCYAAKGDWEQAYKCQRQAVQQMPHSGMVRLKYLEFAEQCKKHKIEIQPLDLPSSPDTHFPDFMKDGGK; encoded by the coding sequence ATGCCTTGGAATAACCGGCTTTGCCGATTGAACGCTGCGGTCTGCCTATTTCTGATTGGTTCGCTGACCGCTTCATCGGTCCATGCGCAATCGACCACGCCTGCAACGCCGCAGGTCGATCAACTTATCAAACAGCTCGGCGACCCCAACTTCATGGTGCGTGAACGAGCACAAACCGAACTCGCTCGGATGGGCGTCACGGCATTCGACCAGTTGTTTGGCGCGATGCGAGATAACGATCTCGAAGTTGCTCGCAGAGCTCAGTACCTCATCCGTAGTGTCGAGATTGAATGGACACGACCTGAGTTCTCGGAAGAGGTGAACTCGTATCTGAATCGCTATGGCAACTTAAACACCGACAACCGCCGCAGCCGCATCGGGGAATTGGGGCGTCTACATTCGATCGATGCCCTGAGCGCGCTATGCCGCATCAGCCGTTATGACGTTTCGGAAGCCATCTCAAAAGAAGCTGCCCTTGCTGCCGCGATTCAATTCCAAGGTGCCCAAGGGGAAGAGAAGGAAAACATCGCTAAGGTCATCACCGAGCGAATAGGGGATAGTCCGCGTACCGGGCCAAGCTGGCTGAAGATCTTCCGCAAGAGTTTGGATCAACCAGAGGAAGCCGCTAAACAGTGGCAAGTGCAAGTCGATAAAGAAATCGACCTATTCACGACGCGGCCCGCTCTCACTAGTCAGCAAACGGTCTTAGACCTCGTCCGGTGGCAAGTCGATCAGCTTCGCTCGGACGGACAACAGGAAGAAGCCCTCGCCGCAATGCGTGACGTGATCCGGATCAGCACAAAGTTCTCGGAGAGTGAACTAATCGATCTGACGACGTGGTTTCTCGATCGGAAGGGGCCTTCGGTTGTCTCGGAATTGGCCGCGATGCATGCTGAAAAGCATCCTGTTCCTGACGACAAAGTCATGGGCGGTCCCTTCGGCGATAATCCTTCGCTACTTTACCTTCTCGCCGAAGCGGAGCTGGTTCAAAACAATATTGAACTTGCCAATCAATATGCCGATGCCGCATTGGCGTTGTTCCCCGAATCGTTTGATAGCCACTACCTGACGGCGCAGTCGCTTCAGGAACGTGGCTGTTTCCGTTGGAGCCGCAACGAGTATCAGTACGTGATTGATAGCAATCCGATCGATGATCGGGTTGGAATCTTCGCACGCGTGCAATACGCAGAAATGGAGCACGATCACGGCGACTCGAAGCGAGCTATGGAAATCATGTGGCCGTGGGTGGAAGTGGCGGAAAAGAAGGGCTCCGGCAATCGCGATCCATTCGGGGGCCGCGAACTCGACGAAGTTAACGGTGCATCTCTAGCTCGGGCCTATCTGTTCCGCGCTTCCTACCGAGAAAAGCAAGGCAAGTTCAAGGAAGCTCAAGAGGATCTCTTGAAAGCGCTGAAGCACGACGAAGACGAAGCAGACGTGCTGATCGCAGCCTATCGACTCGGCAAGAAAGATGAGATGTGGCGAACCAAGGCCAAGGAACACATTGATCACACCATCGCGTTCTACAAGCCGTATATCGAGCGTTTCCAGAAACAGTACGAGTTCTTCAAAGAGAACCGCCGTGGTGACGACATCATGGGCGCTCAGTCAAGCCAGATGGCCCGCTATTGCAACCAATATGCTTGGCTTGTGGGCAATACCTATGGCGACTTCGATCACGCGATCGCGGCTAGCAAGCTTTCCCTCGACTTGCAGCCTGGCAACGGCGCCTATCTCGACACCCTAGCGCACTGCTATGCCGCGAAAGGGGACTGGGAGCAAGCCTATAAATGCCAACGTCAGGCCGTTCAGCAGATGCCACATTCCGGCATGGTTCGTCTAAAGTATCTTGAGTTCGCCGAGCAATGTAAGAAGCACAAGATCGAAATCCAACCACTCGATCTACCGTCCAGCCCAGACACCCATTTCCCCGATTTCATGAAAGACGGAGGAAAGTGA
- a CDS encoding DUF2752 domain-containing protein → MSSSLVTPLPDEPVQPRRWAFHVLMLAISLPVIGLSFLLYLDGPTHVVIPWFDMPLPPSCGMQRVLGLDCPGCGLTRSFIALAHGDLNASLAFNPGGFLVFGLALFQIPYRIAQLYRVWLGEKPWDLTTMSLWFWSLIGVVLIFQWVVKMVL, encoded by the coding sequence GTGAGTTCGTCGCTTGTGACGCCGCTGCCTGACGAACCGGTACAGCCGCGACGATGGGCGTTTCACGTGCTAATGCTGGCGATATCGTTGCCGGTGATTGGACTCTCGTTTCTGCTTTACCTCGATGGTCCGACGCATGTCGTGATCCCCTGGTTCGATATGCCGCTGCCGCCGAGTTGTGGTATGCAGCGAGTCCTTGGACTCGATTGCCCTGGCTGTGGTCTGACACGTAGCTTCATTGCGTTGGCCCATGGTGACCTTAACGCTTCGCTAGCGTTTAATCCCGGCGGGTTCCTGGTCTTCGGCTTAGCACTATTTCAGATCCCATATCGAATTGCCCAGCTGTACCGAGTTTGGTTGGGAGAAAAACCTTGGGATCTGACAACGATGTCACTATGGTTCTGGTCGTTGATTGGCGTCGTACTGATCTTCCAGTGGGTTGTCAAAATGGTTCTGTGA
- a CDS encoding alpha/beta fold hydrolase — MDHTLTIGDTRFFVRTEGKGSPLLLVHGFPLDHHMWDAVIPQLAAKHLVIAPDLRGFGKSEGHVEIAPMELLADDLASLLNALEVTAPITFCGLSMGGYIGWQMWRRHSDRLARLIQLDTRAAADSEVQARARGVNAEHVLANGMSEVPQAMLPKLLSEKTIENQPQVADSLRDIILRQDPRAAAAAQRGMAQRPDVTNWLPEISLPTLVLCGSDDGISPPAEMQAFAKRIPGAQFLEIPNAGHMVPMEDPNATVEAILEFSSRAN; from the coding sequence ATGGATCATACACTCACCATTGGCGACACTCGGTTCTTCGTTCGCACGGAAGGGAAAGGAAGCCCCTTGCTCTTGGTCCATGGTTTTCCGTTGGATCATCACATGTGGGACGCAGTGATCCCTCAACTGGCCGCCAAGCATCTGGTCATTGCACCCGACCTACGAGGTTTCGGTAAGTCAGAGGGGCACGTTGAAATTGCCCCAATGGAGTTGCTGGCCGACGACTTGGCTTCGCTTCTCAATGCCCTTGAGGTTACCGCCCCCATCACATTTTGCGGGCTTAGCATGGGAGGTTACATCGGCTGGCAGATGTGGCGGCGCCACTCCGATCGACTCGCCCGATTGATTCAACTCGACACGCGGGCCGCCGCCGACAGCGAAGTACAGGCGCGAGCACGAGGCGTAAATGCAGAACATGTACTTGCTAACGGAATGAGCGAAGTCCCTCAAGCGATGCTGCCCAAGCTGCTTAGCGAAAAGACCATTGAAAACCAGCCCCAGGTTGCCGATTCGCTACGGGATATTATTTTGCGACAAGACCCTCGCGCTGCGGCCGCAGCTCAACGAGGCATGGCGCAACGTCCCGATGTTACCAACTGGCTTCCTGAAATCTCGCTACCCACGCTAGTACTCTGCGGAAGCGACGACGGCATCAGTCCTCCGGCTGAGATGCAAGCATTCGCCAAAAGGATTCCAGGTGCCCAATTTCTCGAGATTCCAAACGCCGGACACATGGTCCCAATGGAAGATCCCAACGCGACTGTGGAAGCCATACTGGAATTTTCCAGTCGAGCAAATTAG